A window of Oscillospiraceae bacterium contains these coding sequences:
- a CDS encoding GNAT family N-acetyltransferase has protein sequence MKCYCVTWRNDDSYVGNDHWYPTEEERRAHAIQFVKAGSIQGYLAYHGDEIVGWCNATGNCLRGVNYLRAYWPIEESHENIRVKSIFCFMIAPNMQRQGIATQLTERICNDAAADGFEFVEAYAYKESGGSDHEFGGPLAMYEKCGFYQCGERDGRVVMRKALK, from the coding sequence GTGAAATGTTATTGTGTCACCTGGCGTAACGACGATTCCTATGTCGGCAACGATCACTGGTATCCGACTGAAGAGGAAAGAAGGGCGCATGCCATTCAATTTGTCAAAGCCGGCAGCATACAGGGCTATCTGGCCTATCACGGCGATGAAATTGTGGGGTGGTGCAATGCCACCGGGAATTGCCTGCGCGGTGTCAATTATCTTCGCGCTTATTGGCCAATCGAGGAATCCCATGAAAACATACGGGTAAAATCCATCTTCTGCTTTATGATCGCCCCGAACATGCAACGGCAGGGTATCGCCACGCAATTGACGGAGCGCATCTGCAATGACGCTGCCGCTGACGGTTTTGAGTTCGTCGAGGCATATGCCTATAAGGAATCCGGTGGATCAGACCATGAATTCGGCGGACCTTTGGCGATGTATGAAAAATGCGGATTTTATCAATGCGGCGAACGGGACGGTAGAGTGGTTATGCGAAAAGCGCTGAAGTGA
- a CDS encoding GNAT family N-acetyltransferase yields the protein MELEIRALTPELLGDYLEFFDHVAFSDHPEWASCYCLAFHFEPAWDAEDAGLDNPWRERAIQFVRKGKLKGYLAYADGKVSGWCNANDKSAYSALAPELCEPDNQAKKILSVVCFLVAPNLRGKGIATKLLERACTDAEAAGYDFIEVYPPSGECDQFEAYHGTRPLFEKMGFVVTKNLGKTSIMRKYLGDQ from the coding sequence ATGGAACTTGAAATCCGCGCCCTGACTCCCGAACTGCTCGGCGATTATCTGGAGTTTTTCGATCATGTCGCCTTTTCCGATCATCCGGAATGGGCATCGTGCTATTGTTTGGCTTTTCATTTTGAACCCGCCTGGGATGCCGAAGATGCCGGGTTGGATAACCCCTGGCGCGAACGGGCAATACAATTTGTGCGTAAGGGGAAACTCAAGGGCTATCTGGCCTATGCTGATGGCAAAGTCTCGGGTTGGTGCAATGCCAACGACAAATCAGCTTATAGTGCATTGGCGCCGGAGCTCTGCGAACCGGATAATCAAGCGAAAAAAATACTCTCCGTCGTATGCTTTCTGGTCGCACCTAATCTGCGCGGCAAGGGCATTGCAACAAAACTGCTCGAACGTGCCTGCACCGACGCGGAAGCCGCTGGTTATGATTTCATCGAGGTCTATCCGCCTTCCGGTGAATGCGACCAATTTGAAGCATACCACGGAACCCGCCCGCTGTTTGAAAAGATGGGCTTTGTCGTAACGAAAAATCTAGGCAAAACCAGCATCATGCGAAAATATCTTGGAGATCAGTGA
- a CDS encoding crosslink repair DNA glycosylase YcaQ family protein, with protein sequence MDQITEQILRRRMHGLYLSRGCDDIVQLSHELLGLHCWFHRNVVFSALIRGAELTGWKTSLIKTWIHHALHGVAPDDLPTLLALNAGDWRWGERYKQIADRVVELMEDGIYSRAEMRLIFADEYDHHTIDRALSPWGGIFCELARLGKVAFRDMTSRDFDLIDAEPTRTPEEVLPELFERFLAAYGPATLTDAAWFFGLWRERRKELSALNLDKYTCFEYNKNVYYSIDDNTDIGDIPELTLLSGFDPLIVSYIERSAVLPPEYKSAVIMKSGICLPTIAVNGQVAGLWNIKKGEPVVEFFTTQPKRLKDAASDLVSGICFQTRLYL encoded by the coding sequence ATGGATCAAATCACGGAGCAAATTTTGAGAAGGCGCATGCACGGGCTGTATCTGTCGCGCGGGTGCGATGATATTGTGCAGCTCTCGCATGAACTTCTCGGGCTGCATTGTTGGTTTCACCGCAACGTCGTTTTTTCCGCGTTGATTCGTGGCGCGGAGCTGACAGGCTGGAAAACCTCCCTCATCAAAACGTGGATTCACCACGCACTGCACGGCGTGGCGCCCGACGACCTGCCGACGCTGCTTGCGCTCAATGCGGGTGATTGGCGCTGGGGGGAGCGGTATAAACAGATCGCCGACAGAGTCGTGGAGCTGATGGAGGACGGCATCTATTCCCGCGCCGAAATGCGCCTGATTTTCGCGGACGAATACGACCATCATACAATCGACAGGGCATTATCGCCGTGGGGCGGGATTTTCTGCGAATTGGCGCGACTCGGCAAAGTCGCCTTCCGCGATATGACAAGCCGCGATTTCGATTTGATCGACGCCGAACCAACCCGGACGCCCGAAGAGGTGTTACCCGAGTTATTTGAAAGATTCCTCGCAGCTTACGGCCCCGCAACGCTCACGGACGCGGCATGGTTTTTCGGGTTGTGGCGGGAAAGAAGGAAGGAACTGTCCGCTTTAAATTTGGACAAGTATACTTGCTTTGAATATAATAAGAACGTCTATTATTCCATCGACGATAACACAGATATAGGCGATATTCCCGAATTGACGCTGTTATCCGGATTCGACCCGCTTATTGTTTCCTACATAGAACGAAGCGCGGTTCTGCCGCCGGAATATAAAAGCGCGGTCATCATGAAATCGGGCATCTGCCTCCCGACCATCGCCGTAAACGGGCAAGTGGCGGGGCTTTGGAATATCAAAAAAGGCGAGCCGGTGGTGGAATTCTTTACAACGCAGCCCAAGCGCCTGAAAGACGCCGCATCCGATCTGGTCTCCGGTATTTGTTTTCAAACGCGGCTGTACTTATAA
- a CDS encoding ABC transporter substrate-binding protein, translating into MKKLLKLVVSLFICGLMLLSGCGTASTSLSSNFQSTVGQVSSINILARNFFTADSENAEQYKEDWLEEIYFRYGVELNITSCFYTDGVYDNTVLDQIKDVLYDDDEFAGLIEVSSSQILSSTIDQLLPLDDYLADNAIWQSLPDELKNTFKVDGQIYAIPTYMFRAQNARIITDEALEETGITVTDLQSFSDFAKAYTQSTGKTAITSYYMLGLTDILNAFGLYKYQIISPLSYDPTEDCCVDFLTKDAAVDALEYLRELYQAGALNINFSDSKIAYTDFNAGISCTSYFQYFDYENCTELFTLNPEYPQLALTTTRGFAMTKGTPQPKETINQFINMLFGSEDCYLECWLGSSDHYVLNSDGTITVKMPQNADGSYTYPPMPNLTGGLTDIFPYSDANIFFSPNGVIDEEAKAEADEYNDRFTLLYDSFKKGIIVEVPALYSATISKEINTAVNNDLYIQTLYMSCIKSAITSTKYTVREVVDGYREEMLNMGGNALLDKINAAIGKETAYYYG; encoded by the coding sequence ATGAAAAAGCTGTTAAAACTCGTAGTTTCACTGTTCATCTGCGGCCTGATGCTGCTGTCCGGCTGCGGGACTGCCTCAACTTCGCTGTCGAGCAATTTCCAATCAACAGTCGGCCAAGTATCATCCATCAATATCCTCGCACGCAATTTTTTTACAGCTGATTCGGAAAATGCCGAACAATATAAAGAGGACTGGCTGGAGGAGATCTACTTTCGATACGGCGTTGAATTAAATATTACCTCATGCTTTTACACAGACGGTGTATATGATAATACTGTTTTAGACCAAATTAAAGATGTGTTATACGACGACGATGAATTTGCGGGTTTGATAGAAGTCTCATCTTCGCAAATATTAAGCAGCACAATCGACCAACTTCTGCCGTTAGATGATTATCTTGCCGATAATGCGATTTGGCAATCTCTGCCCGATGAGTTAAAAAATACTTTTAAAGTAGACGGACAAATTTATGCGATACCCACATACATGTTTCGGGCGCAAAACGCCCGTATCATTACCGATGAGGCATTAGAAGAGACCGGAATTACCGTTACCGATCTTCAATCATTCAGTGACTTTGCGAAAGCATATACACAATCAACCGGTAAAACTGCTATCACTTCTTACTATATGTTGGGTTTAACCGATATTTTAAATGCGTTCGGGCTTTACAAATATCAAATAATTAGTCCGTTAAGTTATGATCCCACCGAAGATTGCTGTGTGGATTTTTTAACAAAAGACGCTGCTGTTGACGCGCTTGAATATCTTCGGGAACTTTATCAAGCGGGCGCATTGAATATCAATTTTTCTGATTCAAAGATTGCATATACAGATTTTAATGCTGGCATATCCTGCACATCTTACTTTCAGTACTTCGATTATGAAAACTGCACCGAACTATTTACCCTAAATCCCGAATACCCGCAACTCGCCTTAACCACTACCCGCGGTTTTGCTATGACCAAAGGCACACCGCAGCCCAAAGAAACCATTAATCAGTTTATTAATATGTTGTTCGGTTCCGAAGACTGCTATTTGGAGTGCTGGCTGGGCAGTTCCGACCACTATGTTTTGAACAGTGACGGAACGATCACTGTCAAAATGCCGCAAAACGCCGACGGAAGTTATACATACCCTCCCATGCCGAATTTAACCGGCGGCCTGACAGATATTTTTCCCTATTCGGACGCGAATATCTTTTTCAGCCCAAACGGCGTCATTGATGAAGAAGCGAAGGCTGAAGCGGATGAATATAATGACCGATTCACACTTCTGTATGATTCATTTAAAAAAGGAATAATCGTCGAGGTTCCGGCATTATATTCAGCAACGATTTCAAAGGAAATAAATACAGCCGTAAACAACGATCTTTATATACAGACGCTGTATATGAGCTGTATCAAAAGTGCGATTACGAGTACCAAATATACAGTCCGGGAAGTTGTAGACGGATATCGGGAAGAGATGTTGAACATGGGCGGCAACGCTCTTCTTGATAAAATTAACGCCGCCATCGGCAAAGAAACTGCGTATTACTACGGATGA
- a CDS encoding aldo/keto reductase, giving the protein MEYRELGKSGLKVSTLCLGCWSFGGDGNSYWGITEQTDVDRQVQEALERGVNFFDTAYGYNGGGSEISLGKALTGKRDKAIICDKTPIFPMDQLGNYTEIIADTLKRLNTDYIDLLLIHWPKPDEQLMRANIEAIKKIVDAGMVRAFGVSNFALKTMDICEELGMKPCVDEMAYNLMSRGIEAEVMPYCIKNNIGVMAYMPLMQGVLTGKYANYNEIPDNRKRTVHFSWRGNTALGHTSPGAEAELETLLTGMKKLSGETGYTMAELAIAWLMKKPGVSSVIVGSRNTKQLLENIKAIEISLTPDVVSVLDAASASMLQKLGPVVDIWKNLSDTRVW; this is encoded by the coding sequence ATGGAGTACAGAGAACTCGGAAAGTCCGGCCTGAAGGTCAGCACACTGTGTTTGGGGTGCTGGAGTTTCGGCGGAGACGGAAACAGCTATTGGGGCATCACGGAACAAACGGATGTCGACAGGCAGGTACAGGAGGCGCTGGAGCGCGGCGTAAATTTTTTCGACACCGCATACGGCTATAACGGCGGCGGCAGCGAAATTTCTTTGGGGAAAGCGCTCACGGGAAAACGCGATAAAGCCATTATCTGCGATAAAACGCCGATTTTTCCGATGGATCAACTGGGCAACTACACAGAAATTATCGCAGACACCTTGAAACGCCTGAATACGGATTATATCGACTTGCTGCTGATCCACTGGCCCAAACCGGATGAACAGCTGATGAGAGCGAATATCGAAGCCATTAAAAAGATTGTGGACGCGGGAATGGTTCGGGCGTTCGGCGTTAGCAATTTCGCGCTCAAAACAATGGATATCTGCGAAGAACTCGGCATGAAACCCTGTGTGGATGAAATGGCATATAACCTGATGAGTCGTGGAATTGAAGCAGAGGTCATGCCCTATTGCATTAAGAACAATATCGGCGTGATGGCCTATATGCCCCTGATGCAGGGGGTTCTGACGGGAAAATATGCGAACTATAACGAGATTCCCGATAACAGAAAGCGCACGGTTCATTTTAGTTGGCGCGGTAATACTGCGCTCGGGCACACCAGCCCCGGCGCGGAAGCGGAACTGGAAACGCTCCTTACAGGTATGAAAAAGCTGTCCGGTGAAACGGGATACACCATGGCCGAACTGGCCATTGCCTGGCTGATGAAAAAGCCCGGCGTGTCCAGCGTGATTGTGGGTTCCAGAAACACCAAACAACTGCTCGAAAATATCAAGGCGATTGAAATTTCACTGACGCCTGATGTGGTTTCCGTACTCGACGCCGCCAGTGCGTCGATGTTACAAAAACTCGGTCCGGTGGTTGATATCTGGAAGAATCTCAGTGACACCAGAGTTTGGTGA
- a CDS encoding leucine-rich repeat domain-containing protein, protein MKKAGLFVLAAVVLFEACAPLPQTSSALSTSSVSVLVTLSIPKKYDYDYQSVENGIQITKYNGSDLNVKVPDEIDGKNVVSVGDWAFAESEITEVTLPDTVTSIGWGAFSECDELKKVTLSENLTNISKFAFSNCTELTNMEIPDGVTTIGYGTFSECSGLKSVKLPASLKKIEFVCFAGCKVLKNIDIPDGVTEIEYSAFYKCNALERITIPASVTAIGEGVFEECNQLTAVCYGDYSAQYCRENGIVYVKMD, encoded by the coding sequence ATGAAAAAGGCGGGACTATTTGTTTTGGCAGCAGTGGTGCTGTTTGAAGCCTGTGCTCCGTTGCCTCAGACCTCGTCCGCTTTATCAACTTCGTCCGTTTCGGTATTGGTAACGCTGTCGATTCCGAAAAAGTATGATTATGACTATCAGTCGGTCGAAAACGGCATTCAGATCACGAAATACAACGGATCTGATTTGAATGTGAAAGTACCCGATGAGATTGACGGTAAAAATGTGGTCAGTGTCGGCGATTGGGCGTTTGCCGAATCGGAAATCACCGAAGTAACCCTGCCGGATACGGTGACTTCAATCGGATGGGGTGCTTTTTCGGAGTGTGACGAGTTGAAAAAGGTCACGCTGTCCGAAAATTTGACAAACATCAGTAAATTTGCCTTTTCCAACTGTACGGAATTGACGAACATGGAGATTCCGGATGGCGTAACGACCATTGGATACGGTACATTTTCCGAATGCAGCGGCTTGAAAAGCGTCAAGCTGCCGGCGTCGTTGAAAAAGATCGAATTCGTCTGTTTTGCGGGCTGTAAGGTGTTGAAGAACATCGACATTCCCGACGGTGTGACTGAGATCGAGTACAGCGCTTTTTATAAGTGTAATGCGCTCGAGCGTATCACGATTCCGGCCAGCGTCACCGCGATCGGCGAAGGCGTCTTTGAGGAATGTAATCAGTTGACTGCGGTCTGTTACGGGGATTACAGCGCGCAATATTGCAGGGAAAACGGAATCGTCTATGTGAAAATGGATTAA
- the rplQ gene encoding 50S ribosomal protein L17 — MPGTRKLGRTSDHRTAMLRAMVTYLLEKGKIETTVTRAKEVRALTDQMITLGKQNTLHAKRQVFAFVTKESVAAKLFNEISPKYESKNGGYTRVIKTGPRRGDAAEMAIIELV, encoded by the coding sequence ATGCCCGGAACCAGAAAACTCGGCAGGACGAGCGACCACAGAACCGCAATGCTGCGGGCCATGGTCACTTACCTGCTGGAAAAAGGCAAGATCGAGACGACCGTCACCCGCGCAAAGGAAGTCCGCGCACTGACGGATCAGATGATAACGCTCGGGAAACAGAATACACTGCACGCAAAACGGCAGGTGTTCGCGTTTGTCACCAAGGAGAGCGTCGCGGCCAAGCTGTTCAATGAGATCTCTCCGAAATACGAGAGTAAGAACGGCGGATATACGCGCGTGATCAAGACCGGTCCCCGCCGCGGTGATGCCGCCGAAATGGCCATCATCGAGCTGGTATAA
- a CDS encoding DNA-directed RNA polymerase subunit alpha, which translates to MLEIQKPKIEVSEMKADGSYGKFVVEPLERGYGTTLGNSLRRVLLSSLPGVAVTSVKIDGVQHEFSTIPGVKEDVTEIILNIKGLTLKLFSDGPKTVYIEAQDECEVTAGSIKADAEVEILNPSMHIASLSAGAKLNMEIVLDKGRGYVSAEKNRDNSSVIGVIPVDSIYTPVTKVNYTVENTRVGNVTDYDKLTLEVWTDGTISARDAVSLGAKILGELLVLFISLSEGAVDSDILVERNEKSKEKVLEMAIDDLELSVRSFNCLKRAGLNTVEDLINKSEEEMIKVRNLGRKSLDEVIGKLASLGLSLKNDDE; encoded by the coding sequence TTGTTGGAGATTCAAAAGCCCAAAATAGAAGTCAGCGAAATGAAGGCAGACGGTTCCTACGGCAAATTTGTCGTCGAGCCGCTTGAGCGCGGCTACGGCACGACTCTTGGGAACAGTTTGCGTAGAGTTTTACTCTCGTCATTGCCCGGTGTGGCGGTGACGTCGGTAAAAATAGACGGCGTACAGCATGAATTTTCCACCATTCCCGGCGTCAAGGAAGACGTGACAGAGATCATTTTGAATATCAAGGGTCTCACGCTCAAGCTCTTCTCCGATGGGCCCAAGACGGTTTACATCGAGGCGCAGGACGAATGTGAGGTCACCGCAGGCAGCATTAAGGCTGACGCGGAAGTCGAAATTCTCAACCCGTCCATGCATATTGCTTCATTGAGCGCGGGTGCAAAGCTGAATATGGAAATCGTTCTGGACAAGGGCAGGGGCTATGTCTCGGCCGAAAAGAACCGGGACAACTCTTCCGTGATCGGCGTTATTCCTGTCGACTCTATTTATACGCCCGTCACCAAAGTCAACTATACGGTTGAAAACACCCGTGTGGGCAACGTGACGGACTACGACAAACTCACGCTTGAGGTGTGGACGGACGGCACCATTTCCGCCCGTGACGCCGTATCTCTGGGCGCGAAGATCCTGGGCGAACTGCTGGTCCTTTTCATCTCGCTCTCTGAGGGTGCGGTTGACAGCGACATTCTGGTGGAACGCAACGAGAAGAGCAAGGAAAAGGTGCTGGAGATGGCAATCGACGACCTCGAACTTTCGGTTCGGTCGTTCAACTGCCTCAAACGCGCGGGTTTGAATACCGTCGAAGACCTGATCAACAAGAGCGAAGAAGAGATGATCAAGGTCCGCAACCTCGGCCGGAAATCCCTGGACGAGGTCATCGGAAAACTGGCTTCTTTGGGCCTTTCGCTCAAAAACGACGACGAATAA
- the rpsD gene encoding 30S ribosomal protein S4: MARYTDSVCRLCRREGQKLFLKGDRCYTDKCAVSRRPGVPGQHGQGRKKTSEYGIQLRAKQKAKRYYGVLESQFRKYFDMAIKQPGVSGENLLRILESRLDNIVYRLGFASSRKEARQMVLHRHFTVNGSIVNIPSYLCKAGDVIAMKESSRSVETFKDQFESNAKPIPAWLSADKANMTANVAALPTRDEIDLQVEERLIVELYSK, encoded by the coding sequence ATGGCAAGATATACCGATTCGGTGTGCCGCCTGTGCCGCAGAGAGGGCCAGAAGCTCTTTTTGAAAGGCGACCGCTGCTACACCGACAAATGCGCTGTGTCCCGCAGACCCGGAGTCCCCGGCCAGCATGGACAGGGCAGAAAAAAGACCAGCGAATATGGCATCCAGCTGCGTGCAAAGCAGAAGGCAAAGCGCTACTATGGCGTTTTGGAGAGCCAGTTCCGCAAATATTTCGATATGGCGATCAAACAACCGGGCGTCTCGGGTGAAAACCTGCTCCGCATTTTGGAGAGCCGTCTGGACAACATTGTCTACCGCCTGGGTTTTGCGTCTTCGCGCAAAGAGGCCAGACAGATGGTTCTGCATCGTCATTTCACAGTTAATGGTTCGATCGTCAACATTCCCTCCTATCTTTGCAAAGCCGGCGACGTGATTGCGATGAAAGAATCCAGCCGTTCCGTCGAGACATTCAAGGATCAATTCGAAAGCAATGCGAAACCCATTCCGGCGTGGTTGTCTGCCGATAAGGCGAACATGACCGCAAACGTTGCGGCGCTGCCCACACGCGATGAGATCGACCTGCAGGTCGAGGAGCGTCTGATCGTCGAGTTGTATTCGAAATAA
- the rpsK gene encoding 30S ribosomal protein S11 → MATTRKTATTRRRKERKNIDRGVAHIQSSFNNTIVTISDTQGNVISWASSGEMGFRGSKKSTPFAAQTAAETAAKLAMDHGMKTVDVFVKGPGSGREAAIRALQATGLDITLIKDVTPIPHNGCRPPKRRRV, encoded by the coding sequence ATGGCTACTACGAGAAAAACCGCTACAACGCGTCGCCGCAAAGAACGTAAAAATATCGACCGCGGTGTCGCACACATTCAGTCGAGTTTCAATAATACCATCGTCACCATTTCCGATACGCAGGGCAACGTCATTTCATGGGCGAGCTCGGGCGAGATGGGATTCCGCGGTTCCAAGAAGTCCACGCCGTTTGCGGCGCAGACAGCTGCAGAAACAGCGGCCAAACTCGCTATGGATCACGGCATGAAGACCGTCGACGTCTTCGTAAAGGGCCCCGGTTCGGGACGTGAAGCCGCGATCAGAGCGCTTCAGGCCACCGGTTTGGACATCACGCTGATCAAAGACGTGACACCCATTCCGCACAACGGCTGCCGTCCGCCGAAAAGAAGACGCGTATAA
- the rpsM gene encoding 30S ribosomal protein S13: protein MARIAGIDLPRDKRVEIGLTYIYGIGRKLSSDILAQTGVNPDTRVKDLTEEDISKLRECIDHSYRVEGDLHREVQLNIKRLVEIGSYRGTRHRKGLPVRGQRTKTNARTRKGPKRTIANKKK from the coding sequence TTGGCACGAATTGCCGGTATTGATCTGCCCCGCGATAAACGGGTCGAGATCGGGCTGACCTACATTTACGGGATTGGCCGTAAGCTCTCTAGCGATATCCTCGCCCAGACGGGCGTGAACCCCGATACCCGCGTCAAAGATCTGACCGAAGAGGATATTTCTAAACTCAGGGAATGCATAGACCATAGCTACCGCGTCGAAGGTGACCTGCACCGCGAAGTGCAGCTTAACATCAAGCGCTTGGTGGAGATCGGCTCCTATCGCGGAACCCGTCATCGCAAGGGTCTGCCGGTGCGCGGTCAGCGTACCAAGACCAACGCAAGAACCCGTAAGGGTCCGAAGCGTACCATCGCGAACAAGAAAAAGTAA
- the rpmJ gene encoding 50S ribosomal protein L36, producing MKVRPSVKPMCEKCKVIKRKGKVMIICENPKHKQRQG from the coding sequence ATGAAAGTGAGACCTTCAGTGAAACCCATGTGCGAAAAGTGCAAGGTGATCAAACGCAAAGGCAAGGTTATGATTATTTGCGAGAATCCCAAACACAAGCAGCGCCAGGGTTAG
- the infA gene encoding translation initiation factor IF-1: protein MSKDDVIELEGVILEALPNAQFTVQLANGHKILAYISGKLRMNFIRILPGDKVTVEISPYDLSKGRITWRSK from the coding sequence TTGTCGAAAGATGATGTCATCGAACTGGAAGGCGTAATTCTGGAAGCTCTTCCGAACGCCCAGTTCACCGTTCAACTTGCGAACGGACACAAAATTTTGGCGTACATTTCAGGAAAACTGCGGATGAACTTTATCCGCATTTTGCCCGGTGATAAGGTTACGGTGGAGATCTCCCCCTATGACCTCTCCAAGGGCAGGATAACATGGCGCTCAAAGTGA
- the map gene encoding type I methionyl aminopeptidase produces the protein MIAIKNDSQLVQMRRACKIAANALAVGAAEIREGVTTAHIDAAIKKYILSQSAKPSFLGYNGFPASACISVNDEIIHGIPGGRKLCQGDIVSIDVGAFFEGFHGDTAATFPVGECDPEDLRLLEVTKSALSAGISAAKAGNRIGDISNAVQNVVEKAGFTVVRDYVGHGVGEKLHEDPEVPNFGNLGHGPRLVEGMTIAIEPMVNAGGWEIDILDNNWTVVTTDGKHSAHFEHTVLITADGGKPLTTAD, from the coding sequence ATGATAGCCATTAAAAACGATTCCCAGCTGGTGCAGATGCGGCGTGCATGTAAAATCGCCGCAAATGCATTGGCCGTGGGTGCGGCAGAGATCCGGGAAGGGGTTACAACCGCCCATATCGACGCCGCCATTAAAAAATATATACTCTCCCAATCGGCAAAACCCAGCTTTTTGGGATACAACGGTTTTCCGGCTTCCGCCTGCATCTCGGTCAACGATGAGATCATTCACGGGATTCCCGGCGGACGGAAACTGTGTCAAGGAGATATCGTCAGTATCGACGTGGGCGCTTTCTTTGAAGGGTTCCACGGGGATACGGCGGCGACTTTTCCGGTCGGCGAATGCGACCCCGAAGACCTGCGGCTGCTTGAGGTCACGAAGAGCGCATTGTCCGCGGGAATCTCTGCCGCCAAGGCCGGAAACAGGATCGGAGACATTTCAAACGCGGTGCAAAACGTGGTGGAGAAAGCCGGATTCACGGTGGTGCGCGATTATGTCGGGCACGGAGTCGGCGAAAAACTTCACGAGGATCCCGAGGTTCCCAATTTCGGAAATCTGGGTCACGGCCCGCGGCTTGTCGAGGGCATGACGATTGCCATTGAGCCGATGGTCAACGCCGGCGGCTGGGAGATCGACATCCTAGACAACAATTGGACAGTGGTCACAACGGACGGAAAACATTCCGCGCATTTTGAACACACCGTTTTGATTACGGCCGACGGCGGGAAACCGCTGACGACAGCTGATTGA
- a CDS encoding adenylate kinase, translating into MKLIFLGAPGAGKGTQAEAICKALNIPAISTGNILKAAMKNETPLGLKAKSYIEGGQLVPDDVIIDIVKARIQEDDCKDGFLFDGFPRTIAQAEALDKMGVSIDRVINIRVTDDMIVRRISGRRSCAACGAVYHIENKKPKCDNICDNCGEKLVIRSDDEPQTVQKRLEVYHTQTKPLERYYADKGLLSEVDGEKDTALVTKDILEVLGK; encoded by the coding sequence ATGAAACTGATTTTTCTGGGAGCGCCCGGCGCGGGCAAGGGTACACAGGCAGAGGCAATCTGCAAAGCGCTGAACATCCCCGCGATTTCCACGGGCAACATCCTCAAGGCTGCGATGAAAAACGAGACCCCGCTCGGGTTGAAAGCCAAGTCCTATATCGAGGGCGGCCAGCTCGTTCCGGACGACGTCATCATCGACATCGTCAAGGCACGCATCCAAGAGGACGATTGCAAAGACGGATTTTTGTTCGACGGGTTTCCCCGTACGATTGCTCAAGCTGAAGCGCTTGATAAAATGGGCGTTTCCATCGACCGGGTCATCAATATCCGGGTGACGGACGATATGATTGTCAGACGCATCAGCGGCAGAAGAAGCTGCGCGGCATGCGGTGCCGTGTATCACATTGAGAACAAGAAACCCAAATGCGACAATATCTGCGACAACTGCGGCGAAAAACTCGTCATTCGCAGTGACGACGAACCGCAGACTGTGCAGAAACGCCTGGAGGTCTATCATACTCAGACCAAACCGCTCGAGCGCTATTATGCCGATAAGGGCCTGCTCTCTGAAGTGGATGGCGAAAAGGACACCGCTCTGGTGACCAAAGACATCCTTGAGGTATTGGGTAAATGA